The region GCAACACTGCGCACCACAGGTTGCTCGTCAAACAGCAACAGCAACGGCAGCAAGGCCAGCACAACGGAAACTGTGCCAAGCAAGCTATACAGCAAATCATTCGAATTGATCAACTGATAGCTAGCAATACTAATCAGGCTTTCTTCCCATGCCCATTCTAAGAACGCAGGATACAGCCCGATTAGCATAATCACCGTGATAATTGGCTCGATCAGGCTAATGCCCAATACATGCTGCATACGTCCAATTGAATTTTTAGCGCGAATCGACCACCAAATTGCCCCCGCCAGCGCCAGCCAAATTGCAAGATAAACTCCAATAAACATTCAATTCTCCCTCGTTATAAGCCTAGGCTACGCCACTTTGCGACATAGCACCTTCTAAAACATGCTGAAACGCATCCATATCGGCGTTCAAATTGCTCAGTCGTTCGGCAACTTCTTGCGAGGTTTGGGTAGCGCTGGCAGCTTCGGAAGCTCGTAAACGCACGGTTTCAGCCAAGACATTATCAAGGTTGGCCGCAATATTTTGCAATTGGGCCGTAATCCGATCATAGTAGGTTGCCAAGGCTTGGGCATTTTGCTGACGATCAATTAGGGCCGCCCGCGTTTCTTTCAATTGATCAACCGTATAGCTATCTTTGGTCATGGCGATACGTTGATCAAGGCTATCGATTTGGGGTTGCAAGCCATGCGGCTGCGAGGTTTGCAAATATTGCTCGATCAATTGGCCTTTATCGGCTAAACCATGAGCTTGCTGAAATAATTCATTGGCTTGATCAGCAATTGGCTGAAGCAGGCGTTGCAACGGGCCAGCAGTCACATTGGTTGAGCGCACAATCTCACGGCGGGTACGATCGATCGCCTCAAGGTGTGATTGAAAGGTAAGGCTAGTAATTTTGGCCAACTTTGGCGCTTCTTGCTTTTGCACTAAAATATTCGGATCATTCGCCAACATCCAGACCATCAGACCATAGGCGATAATCGCAACCACAATCAACCATGGATAAATCGTTAGCGCCATGACCACCCCGACTGCCAAAACAATCAAGGGCAGTGGTTTGGTAGCGGCAACTTGTAAAGGGTGGCGTGAGTTCATAATACGCGATCCATTCTCTAGAAAAATGTAGCAATTTCATGATAAACCTGACGAATTGTCGCCGGATCGCCAGTATATGATTTGGCTCCAGTGATTTCGGCAATTCGTTGCAAAACCTCTTGATTAGCATCAGAGCCATAGGCAATTGTGAAAATTTTAATCGATGTGCCAGCTTCATCTTGGCGAATTTGCTCATTCAATTGCTCTAAACTCAATGAGCTAGCAGTATCTTCACCGTCAGTCAACACCACCAAAGCTCGAATGCGCTGCTCTTCGGTGTGTTGCTGAATATCGGCATAGACTTCGCCAATGGTGCTATACAAGCGAGTTTCGCCATCGGCCACCAAGCCATCAATGCGGGTGTGCAAATCGGCACGTTTGGGACCAATCGGCGAGAGATCAGAAAGCTCAGTTGCATTGGTGCTAAAAACCGTTACTTGAACATTATCTTGATCAGCGAAGATATCGATAAAATCACCAAGCGCAGTTTTAGCTTCGCGCAAACGGTTTTCTTGGCGCATTGAGCCAGAAGTATCAATAATCAAGGCTACATCAACTTGTTTTTTGTGCTGCTGCCACAATTGGGTGATAGCCTGCAAAACTTCTGCCGAAGGCGTTGGCAAGGCAACTTGCAATTGGCTTGGGTCAACGCCATGCGCCGTATCAATCGGCGCAGCCAAACTAATATCAACATTGGCAGGCCGAAAACCATACTGCATAGCCTTGGCTTGTTGGGGCTGAGCCAGCAAAAAATCTTGCAATACTTGCGCCGCAGCCCGTTTGTCGGTATTCATGCGCTCGGTTTCAAGCACCACCAAAGGATGATCACTCCAAAATGAGCCTTCCTTGGGGTAAATCGCTACCATCGGCAACTCAAGGTTGGGATACAACGCTTGATCATAGGACTCGATGATTAGATTTTCATACAAAATTGCCGCCGATAGATATGAAGGGCCATGCTCATACATGGTTTTGGCAAAAAAGCCCGTGCTTGAGCCATAGTGAATGACTGATTGTTCGACAGCGTTGATCAAACTAGCGGTTTCGGGCTTATCCAAATCAGCGACGGTCAGATCGCTGGTTTTTTGATTGGCAGCGTAGGCCATCGCCACAATCGTGGCCAGCCCACTATTGGAGAACTCAGGGTGAGTGTGACCAAACTGAAATGCGCCCCACTCAGGATGGCCAAAATCGGCCCAAGTTTTGCCACTAGTCGCCAAATCGGCCAAATCAGCCCAGCCAATTTGCTGATCGGGGTAGCCCAAGGCTTGAGCCATTGGTTTCCACATGCCAATCACAACCGGGCTAAGCACCAACGAGGCTGGAGTTTGATCGCTAAATAATGCTTGACCCTTGGCCGCCTGCCAACGTTGATTAGCTAACGGTAAGGATAAACTGCTGGCTGGACTCCATAAATCGGCCTGTTGCGAACCATCAAGCAAGCCGTTGATTGTTTCGAGCGAGCCAACGGGCACTGTCTCAACCTGAATCCGTTGGCCACTGGCGGTTTTAGCTGAGCTAGCATTAAAATCGCTCACCACCGCATCAATCCAGAGTTGCTTTTCGCTGCCATAGAGCAAGCGCAACACCAGATCGTCACTGTTAGCTTGGCCTGATTGGCTTGGTTGAGTTAGGTTAGCGGCCTGACCACAAGCGCTCAAAAGTGTGAAGAGCAACAATAAGCGTAGTGCAAATCGAAAACGCATTGGTGATCCTCCTTGATTAGCGTTTAACACTGGTTGCTAGCGAGTTCCACAAATCCAGTACTGCCTTGATTGTGGCAGCATCTGGCTCAGCCGCCAAATTTGGAATGCTCATTTGCACTCCGGAACTTTGATATTTCACAAAGGGCGAATCGGCGGCATCGATTGTAATATCAGGATCGACTGGACGAAAGCCTTGTTGGACAGCCGTGGTTTGTTGCGGCTTGGCAAGCAGAAATTCGCGCAATAACCCAGCAGCTTCACGTTGATCGTCGCTGCTCCACGAAGCATCCAAAATTGCCAAAGGGTGGTCGCTATAGAGATTTTGCGGTGGATACACCAAGATTAATTTACCAAAACGGCCTTGAGCTTTAGGCAAATATTCGAGCGCGATACTTTCATACACGACGGCTGCGCCATAACTACTTGGCCCAACCTGCACCATTTTGAGCATCATCGAACCAGTGCTCTCGGCAAACAATTCAACATTTTTGGCATAGCCTTGGAGCCATTCCACAAATTTAGGATCATTAATATCTCCAGCGGTCAAGCCACTAGCCTTATTATGATAAGCATAGGCCATCAAAATCCAAGCTTGAAAACCGCTATTCGAAGTAGTGGGGCTAGTTTGGGCAAATAGAATTTTTTGATTGCGCTGTGGCAACAAAACCCCATCATGCAGTGCTTGCCAAAGCTGCGGATCTTGCGATTTCAACAAGTTAGCGGCAGGCGAACCTTCGTAGGCAGCCAGTACCAACGGCGAAATCAACAACGGTTGGGCATCAGTAGCCAAATTGGTTTTACCATCAATTTGCATCGCATTAATTTGGGTAATTTGTAAGGTACTGGCTGGGCTGATCGCGGTTGGTCGCAAACGTCCATCTTGCAACTGGATCACAATCTCTTGCGAGCCACGCGAAATTAACTCAACCTGAATCGGCTTGCCATCGACAGTCGGATTGGTTGCCAGCCAAGTATTGACCGATTGCTTGAGCCAAGCCTCTTTTTCACTGCTATAGACCACTTGCAGTTTTATTGCCTGGCTTGGGTCGGGCGTGCCAGGAACCCGGGTGGGCAAAATTGCCAAGGGCGCTGATGAAGCCAACCAACCTTGGCTCACCGCAACCACGACTAACACACAAATCAGAAAAAAGCCTGCTGCAACCACCCATGCCTTACGCATAACAACTCCGTTCTATCCAAAATCCAGAATGCTAAAATGTTATGGTTTTGTTAAGCAAAAATAGCATTTCAGCCCATTAGAATGGGCAATTTATCTACGCCACCAGTTTGGTTTGGTTACAGCAAGTCTAGTGCAAGTAGGGGCAAAAAGCTAGTCCGAAAATTATCTACATCAGCGTAAATCCAGCTGCTATTGGCAAAACTTGCCTATAGTTCCAGTGATCGTTGATTTATCCAGCAATCCCCATAAGCGCAATGTTACCTTCATCCCTCATCCTTCATCCTTCAGAATTTACCCGACTTGCTGGCCAATTGGACAGGTTTAGGCCTGTCTAGTTGCGCTGGCAATTGACCCTCCCTTGGCTGAGTTGAACTCACCCGTCAATCGCTATACTGCTGGGCAGATGGAGGTTGGCTATGAACAACGACGATTTTCGAGGCTGGTGTAGCAGTCTAGCCACAGTTTGGAACCAACATAATCTTGTAGCTTTACCCAAATTATTTAGCCCAGCAATTCGTTATCAAGAGCATCCCTTTGAGCCGGACTTGCATGGTTTGGCGGCGGTGATTGGCTATTGGCGCACAACCTTGGCCCAGCATGATCAAGTCGAATGTGTGATCACGCCTGTCGTCTTTGCAAATGGGCGCGGGGTTGCCGAATGGCGTACCAGTTTATATCACAACAATCAACAGCAAACCCAAACTCTAGCCGGAATCTTTATTGTAAATTTTGATGCCTACGGCCAAGCTACCGAACTTCGTGAATGGTGGTTGGCACAGGCAGTTGAGGAGCAACATTTATGCAACGCATTGGATTAATAACCGGAGCTTCGCGTGGTTTAGGTCTAGCCTTGGCCCAACAATTAGCCTTGGATGGCTGGCACGTAATTATTACTGGTCGTGGAGCAACCGCGCTTGAGCAGGCCCGCGCAGCCTTGGCAACTCGCACAAAAGTTCAAGCAATTGCTGGCGATATTGCCGACCCAGCCCATCGCCAAGCGTTAGCAGTTGCAGCCCAAGCATGGGGTGGCATCAATCTTTTGGTAAATAATGCCAGCATTTTGGGGCCAAGCCCCCAGCCAAATCTGCTGGCTTACCCACTTGAGGTTCTAGCCCAAGTTTATGCAATTAACGTATTTGCCCCATTGGCAGCAATTCAAGCCTTGGCAACCAGTTTCAAGCCCAGCATTCGCATTATCAACATCAGCAGCGATGCGGCAGTGCAAGCCTACGAGGGTTGGGGTGGCTATGGCTCAAGCAAAGCTGCGCTCGATCAATTGACCGCAATTTTAGCTGCCGAGCAACCAACATGGCGAGTGTATGCGCTTGATCCTGGCGATATGAATACCCAAATGCACCAAGAGGCTTTTCCTGGCGAGGATATTAGCGATCGGCCACCACCAGAAGCCAGTGTGCCAGCCATTCTGCGCTTGATTAACGACGATCTGCCAAGTGGGCGTTATCGGAAGTAACGAGGGGCCAGGGGTCAGAAGGCAGGGATCAGCGAGCAGAGCTAAAAAATAAGTCCTAACCATCTTTCGTATAGGCAATATGCTAAAAACAAGGGTTCAGAAGAAAACTAACCCCTAGCCCCTGACTCCTGATCCCTATTCATGAAAGTGACAAATAAATGCTTGCAACGATAGATTTTGAATTACCCGCCATGCTTGAGGCAGGCGAGCCACCCGAAGCCCGTGGCCTTGAGCGCGATCAAGTGCGCTTGATGGTTTCGCACAGTCGCTCGAATCAGATTGAGCATTATCGCTTTGATCAACTGCCAACGATTTTACAAGCAGGCGATGTGCTGGCAATTAATACCAGTGGCACGTTGAATGCCGCAATTCCGGCGACAGATGCTGCTGGCGAACGCTTAATTGTGCATCTTTCAACCCAGTTGTTAGCCGAGCTATGGCTGATCGAAGTTCGCCAGCCCTATGCCACAAGCAGTCAGCCTTATCGTGCGACGCTTGCTGGGAGCAGCCTGGATTTAAAGTCTGGTGGGCAGATTGATATTCATCGCGGTTATGCCAATAATGACGAAACTATTAGTCGCTTGTGGATTGCTAGTTTGCGCTTGCCCCAGCCATTACCGCACTATCTTGCCGAGCATGCCAAGCCAATTCATTATCAATATGTGGCGAATGATTGGCCTAACAGCTATTATCAAACGGTGTATGCAACCGAGCTTGGTAGCGCCGAAATGCCCTCGGCTGGGCGAGCATTCTCCGAGCGTTTGTTAACGCGTTTAGTAGCGCAAGGTATTCAAATTGCGCCATTGCTGTTGCATACGGGCGTTGCCAGCCTCGAAGATCACGAACCGCCCTATGCCGAGTGGTATAGTTTGCCAGCAACCAGCGCCGATCTGATTAATCGGGCGCGGGCAGATCGTCGTCGCGTGATCGCCGTCGGCACAACCAGCGTGCGAGCGATTGAAAGCACCGTTGATCAACGTGGATTGGTGCATCCTCAAACGGGCTGGACAGAGTTGGTGATTACGCCCGAACGCGGGTTGCATGCGGTTGATGGTATTTTAACTGGGTTGCATGAACCTAAAGCGACTCACTTGGCGATGCTCGCAGCCTTAGCGGGCTATCATCATCTGGAGCTATGCTATCGCGAAGCATTAGACCAGCACTATCTCTGGCATGAATTTGGCGATTTACACTTGATTTTGCCCTAAGCTAACTCATTCGTTGGGTTGATCAGCATTCAAGCATTGTTTGGCATACTGCTTGAATGCTGATCTTTCATTTTAAGGATATTTAGGCCATTGATGCACCCAAATGAACAAGCAATTGATCACGCTTTAGTCCAAAACTTATTGGCAAGCCAATTTCCCGAATGGGCTGGATTGCCGTTGCAAAAGGTAGATTCAGCAGGAACCGATAATGCAATCTATCGGCTTGGGCCAGATTTGGCAGTGCGGCTACCACGCATCGATTGGGCCGTCGATCAAATTGCCAGCGATTTTCGTTGGTTGCCATGGTTACAAGCGCAATTGCCACTGCAAATTCCTCAGCCAATCGCTCAAGGCCAACCAACAGCCAATTACCCGTGGCCATGGGGCATTTATGCTTGGCTGGCTGGCGAGAATGCAATCAATGCAAAACCAAAACATCCAGATCTGGTGTTGAGTCAATTTTTGCATGCGCTCCAACGCATCGATTCGAGCACTGGCCCAGCCCCAGCCTCGGCAACTTCAAGGGGTGTACCATTAATTCAGCGCGATACAGCGACAAGGGCAGCGATTGGCGAAGCGCAGGCCTTGCTTGATGCTGAACGAGTGCTAGCAGTGTGGGAACATGCCTTGGAGATTGAGCCATGGCCACATGCACCAGTTTGGATTCATGGCGATTTGCATGCTGGAAATTTGTTGGTTGTTGACGGCAAGATCAATGCAGTGATCGATTTTGGGGCGCTGGCGGTGGGCGACCCTGCTTGCGATTTACTGCCAGCCTGGAATATGTTTGATCGCCAAACGCGGCTTCATTTTCGTCAAGCCCTGGCGGTTGATCCCGCCACATGGATACGCGGACGGGGTTGGACTTTGTCGGTTGCTGTGATTGCTTTGCCTTATTATCACCAAAGTAACCCAGTGTTAGCGCAGATGGCCCGCTATAGCATCCAGCAAGTGTTAGTTGATTGGGAACAGGAGCAGCGATGACGTTCTATTTAATTCAACTCATCTATATCAATCAAGATCAAGCAGCAGTATTTGAGCAATTCGAGGCGCAGGTTTTACCATTGTTAGCGCAGCATAATGGGCGCTTGCTGTTGCGTATTCGTCCAACTGATACAACGATCATCGAGCAAACGATTGAACCACCCTACGAAATTCATCTGCTTGAATTTACTTCGCAGGCCGATTTTGAGCGCTACCTTACAGATCCTCAGCGCCAAGCAGCTTTACCCTTGAAAGATCAAGCAATTCATTCGACATTTGTAATCCAAGGGCAAACGCTTTAATTAAAATTTAGGGCGTTCACTATTTGCGATAGGTTTCAATTAAAACATCAGTAGCAATCCATTGTCCAGTCTCATTATGGACACTACACAACCAAGTCCAAGTTTCTGTTTGCACGGTTTTAGCATTCATTCGAAGCATGACTAAAACCGTTGATCGAATGACACGAACATGTGGCTCAGGTTGGAGGATTGTGTGATTCGAATCGAGAAAAACAACAGTCCAAATATTGAATTTATTGACCACGGCTTGTTTGCAGGTAGCTAATGCCTGTGCTTCTAGATCGATTGTTGGAACTGTTGGGGTTGATACAATAATTGCGGTGGGTTGGGTGATAGACTGGATAGTTTGATTGGAACACCCTACAAAGAGGCTTAGAGCCACAATTACAATGCTAATCAGCGTGCGCATGCATTTCCTCATCTCTCAAAGATGCTAGTGAATTGCCCAAATTATACCTGATTAACAAGATTTTACTTATACATGCACTATCAAGACTAATAATAGTGCCTCAACCAACATTGAATATCTAAATGTTGGTTGAGGCACTGAAAGATTAAGCACGATTAGTTGCATTATGCCCACCAGCAAGGGTTGGCTTGTGCCCGAGCGGTCAATGCTGTCCATTTTGACGAGCTAGGTTGGGTTATGCTTATAAAGCTTTATCAATAAATAATCCTTGGATTATTATGTAATTCACTTTTGGGGTTATCAGCATATTCCCTAATAATAACTTCATGAATTTCAGGAATAACTTCTCTAATAGCAATATTATCATTCTCATTTGGCAAAGAATCAATAAATGATTGCTTACCTAGATCAAGGCGCAGGGTAATTGTATGATCATTTCTTAAAGAATTATTATAAGCAAGTGAAACTAATACAATAGGGATATTTATATTATCTGATATTTGAGCATTTATAAATCGAATTGGTGGATTATTTAACCTAATATTGTTCAGTTTAATCGTTTTCATAGATAAAACTCCTTAGATCGACCAACCATGCATACCATTCCACACATCAATTCGATCAATAATATTATTATGATCGATCGTGCCATGGACAAGCAACTCAGAATCCCGAAGTGCCATAACAGCTGCACGTAAATCGTCTGAAATAGAAGGGGTAAAATATGGATCTGGCTGATTATTGGTCACAGCATGTGGACAACTTCTTTTGCGGAAACGTCCA is a window of Herpetosiphon gulosus DNA encoding:
- a CDS encoding VirB3 family type IV secretion system protein, with product MNSRHPLQVAATKPLPLIVLAVGVVMALTIYPWLIVVAIIAYGLMVWMLANDPNILVQKQEAPKLAKITSLTFQSHLEAIDRTRREIVRSTNVTAGPLQRLLQPIADQANELFQQAHGLADKGQLIEQYLQTSQPHGLQPQIDSLDQRIAMTKDSYTVDQLKETRAALIDRQQNAQALATYYDRITAQLQNIAANLDNVLAETVRLRASEAASATQTSQEVAERLSNLNADMDAFQHVLEGAMSQSGVA
- a CDS encoding extracellular solute-binding protein — its product is MRFRFALRLLLLFTLLSACGQAANLTQPSQSGQANSDDLVLRLLYGSEKQLWIDAVVSDFNASSAKTASGQRIQVETVPVGSLETINGLLDGSQQADLWSPASSLSLPLANQRWQAAKGQALFSDQTPASLVLSPVVIGMWKPMAQALGYPDQQIGWADLADLATSGKTWADFGHPEWGAFQFGHTHPEFSNSGLATIVAMAYAANQKTSDLTVADLDKPETASLINAVEQSVIHYGSSTGFFAKTMYEHGPSYLSAAILYENLIIESYDQALYPNLELPMVAIYPKEGSFWSDHPLVVLETERMNTDKRAAAQVLQDFLLAQPQQAKAMQYGFRPANVDISLAAPIDTAHGVDPSQLQVALPTPSAEVLQAITQLWQQHKKQVDVALIIDTSGSMRQENRLREAKTALGDFIDIFADQDNVQVTVFSTNATELSDLSPIGPKRADLHTRIDGLVADGETRLYSTIGEVYADIQQHTEEQRIRALVVLTDGEDTASSLSLEQLNEQIRQDEAGTSIKIFTIAYGSDANQEVLQRIAEITGAKSYTGDPATIRQVYHEIATFF
- a CDS encoding substrate-binding domain-containing protein, which codes for MRKAWVVAAGFFLICVLVVVAVSQGWLASSAPLAILPTRVPGTPDPSQAIKLQVVYSSEKEAWLKQSVNTWLATNPTVDGKPIQVELISRGSQEIVIQLQDGRLRPTAISPASTLQITQINAMQIDGKTNLATDAQPLLISPLVLAAYEGSPAANLLKSQDPQLWQALHDGVLLPQRNQKILFAQTSPTTSNSGFQAWILMAYAYHNKASGLTAGDINDPKFVEWLQGYAKNVELFAESTGSMMLKMVQVGPSSYGAAVVYESIALEYLPKAQGRFGKLILVYPPQNLYSDHPLAILDASWSSDDQREAAGLLREFLLAKPQQTTAVQQGFRPVDPDITIDAADSPFVKYQSSGVQMSIPNLAAEPDAATIKAVLDLWNSLATSVKR
- a CDS encoding nuclear transport factor 2 family protein, with the protein product MNNDDFRGWCSSLATVWNQHNLVALPKLFSPAIRYQEHPFEPDLHGLAAVIGYWRTTLAQHDQVECVITPVVFANGRGVAEWRTSLYHNNQQQTQTLAGIFIVNFDAYGQATELREWWLAQAVEEQHLCNALD
- a CDS encoding SDR family oxidoreductase, which gives rise to MQRIGLITGASRGLGLALAQQLALDGWHVIITGRGATALEQARAALATRTKVQAIAGDIADPAHRQALAVAAQAWGGINLLVNNASILGPSPQPNLLAYPLEVLAQVYAINVFAPLAAIQALATSFKPSIRIINISSDAAVQAYEGWGGYGSSKAALDQLTAILAAEQPTWRVYALDPGDMNTQMHQEAFPGEDISDRPPPEASVPAILRLINDDLPSGRYRK
- a CDS encoding S-adenosylmethionine:tRNA ribosyltransferase-isomerase gives rise to the protein MLATIDFELPAMLEAGEPPEARGLERDQVRLMVSHSRSNQIEHYRFDQLPTILQAGDVLAINTSGTLNAAIPATDAAGERLIVHLSTQLLAELWLIEVRQPYATSSQPYRATLAGSSLDLKSGGQIDIHRGYANNDETISRLWIASLRLPQPLPHYLAEHAKPIHYQYVANDWPNSYYQTVYATELGSAEMPSAGRAFSERLLTRLVAQGIQIAPLLLHTGVASLEDHEPPYAEWYSLPATSADLINRARADRRRVIAVGTTSVRAIESTVDQRGLVHPQTGWTELVITPERGLHAVDGILTGLHEPKATHLAMLAALAGYHHLELCYREALDQHYLWHEFGDLHLILP
- a CDS encoding aminoglycoside phosphotransferase family protein, whose protein sequence is MHPNEQAIDHALVQNLLASQFPEWAGLPLQKVDSAGTDNAIYRLGPDLAVRLPRIDWAVDQIASDFRWLPWLQAQLPLQIPQPIAQGQPTANYPWPWGIYAWLAGENAINAKPKHPDLVLSQFLHALQRIDSSTGPAPASATSRGVPLIQRDTATRAAIGEAQALLDAERVLAVWEHALEIEPWPHAPVWIHGDLHAGNLLVVDGKINAVIDFGALAVGDPACDLLPAWNMFDRQTRLHFRQALAVDPATWIRGRGWTLSVAVIALPYYHQSNPVLAQMARYSIQQVLVDWEQEQR
- a CDS encoding DUF1330 domain-containing protein — translated: MTFYLIQLIYINQDQAAVFEQFEAQVLPLLAQHNGRLLLRIRPTDTTIIEQTIEPPYEIHLLEFTSQADFERYLTDPQRQAALPLKDQAIHSTFVIQGQTL